In Deltaproteobacteria bacterium, the following proteins share a genomic window:
- a CDS encoding cupin domain-containing protein, which yields MITAERIIKLYNMKPHPEEGGYYVETYRAKEGIKKDSLPERYTGDRDHSTAILYLLTHDTRSYLHRLKSDEVWHFYLGDPVQMIMIHPSGTIKVIFLGQDLKAGQFVQVAVPAGLWFGCYLLEGGEFALMGATVAPGFEFSDFELGDRKELIERFPRHEDYIEKLTP from the coding sequence ATGATAACGGCAGAGAGGATAATCAAGCTTTACAACATGAAGCCCCATCCTGAAGAAGGGGGTTACTATGTAGAAACATACCGCGCCAAAGAGGGGATCAAAAAAGACTCGCTTCCGGAGCGGTACACGGGCGACAGAGACCACTCCACGGCAATCCTTTACCTTCTTACACACGATACCAGGTCTTATTTGCACCGGCTCAAGAGTGATGAGGTATGGCACTTCTATCTGGGCGATCCCGTTCAGATGATTATGATACACCCTAGCGGAACAATCAAAGTCATCTTCTTAGGCCAGGATCTCAAAGCGGGTCAGTTCGTTCAGGTCGCCGTACCGGCGGGTCTTTGGTTCGGCTGTTATTTGCTCGAAGGGGGTGAATTCGCGTTGATGGGGGCTACCGTCGCGCCCGGTTTCGAATTCTCGGATTTCGAGCTCGGAGACAGAAAAGAATTAATAGAGCGATTTCCCCGGCATGAGGATTATATAGAGAAGCTGACACCTTGA